One genomic window of Halobellus limi includes the following:
- a CDS encoding DMT family transporter: MFSLSPGIGYSLAAALVWGTYIFVLKQYFEEYPATVLTVGVNAAAVAWYLPLTLSRTDPADVPSLSGFGPLEGLLLVGTIVATAAAFLVFLGALGLGDVSYVAPISKIVPVFVLPIEVVFLHERLTPLQITGVVVATLAVYVANYRTGSLLDPIRKAASSRAAQFGLLSAALFAVSDVGKRVALQELAIPLELWVPTVLGGVLVVVLPLAAREWVPIRDALPKFVLAGGGVAVGEHVTSLAFSTVPASIASPIINTQAVVAVLLGGILLREDSFGIRLVAAALAVIGVGLIAA; this comes from the coding sequence GTGTTCTCGCTCTCTCCCGGTATCGGCTACTCCCTCGCGGCGGCGCTCGTCTGGGGGACGTACATCTTCGTCCTCAAGCAGTACTTCGAGGAGTACCCCGCGACGGTCCTGACCGTCGGCGTCAACGCCGCGGCCGTGGCGTGGTACCTGCCGCTGACGCTCTCGCGGACCGACCCGGCGGACGTCCCCTCGCTCTCGGGGTTCGGCCCCCTCGAGGGGCTGCTCCTCGTCGGGACGATCGTCGCCACCGCGGCCGCGTTTCTCGTGTTCCTAGGGGCGCTCGGCCTCGGCGACGTCTCCTACGTCGCGCCGATCAGCAAGATCGTCCCCGTGTTCGTCCTCCCGATCGAGGTGGTCTTCCTCCACGAGCGGCTCACCCCGCTCCAGATCACGGGAGTCGTCGTCGCCACGCTCGCCGTCTACGTCGCGAACTACCGGACGGGGTCGCTCCTGGATCCGATCCGGAAGGCGGCGTCGTCGCGCGCGGCGCAGTTCGGCCTGTTGAGCGCGGCGCTCTTCGCCGTCAGCGACGTGGGCAAACGCGTCGCGTTACAGGAGCTCGCGATCCCCCTGGAACTGTGGGTCCCGACGGTGCTCGGCGGCGTGCTCGTGGTCGTCCTCCCGCTCGCGGCCCGCGAGTGGGTACCGATCCGCGACGCCCTGCCGAAGTTCGTCCTCGCGGGCGGCGGCGTCGCGGTCGGCGAGCACGTCACGTCGCTGGCGTTCTCGACCGTCCCGGCGTCGATCGCGTCGCCGATCATCAACACCCAGGCGGTCGTCGCGGTCCTCCTCGGCGGGATCTTGCTGCGCGAGGACTCCTTCGGCATCCGCCTCGTCGCCGCCGCGCTCGCCGTGATCGGCGTGGGACTGATCGCGGCGTAG
- a CDS encoding DUF7411 family protein — protein sequence MDLALLYSGGKDSTLAALFLDSFYDVTLVTGRFGITGDWEHAEAAADRLGYPFEAVDLDRSVAEAAVDEMLDDGYPRHGIQRVHEHALETVAELDVDAVADGSRRDDRVPTVSRAQAQSLEDRHGVDYLSPLAGLGRNAVDRLVEETLTVETGPSETIPKGDYEAELRSLIAERAGEDAVESVFPAHEQSYVRGLRSDG from the coding sequence GTGGATCTCGCGCTCCTCTACAGCGGCGGGAAGGACTCGACGCTCGCCGCGCTGTTTCTCGACTCCTTCTACGACGTGACGCTCGTGACCGGCCGGTTCGGGATCACCGGCGACTGGGAACACGCCGAGGCCGCGGCCGACCGACTCGGCTATCCCTTCGAGGCCGTCGACCTCGATCGATCGGTCGCCGAGGCGGCCGTCGACGAGATGCTCGACGACGGCTATCCCCGACACGGCATCCAGCGCGTCCACGAACACGCGCTCGAAACCGTGGCCGAACTCGACGTCGACGCCGTCGCCGACGGGAGCCGACGCGACGACAGAGTCCCGACGGTTTCGCGGGCGCAGGCGCAGAGCCTCGAAGACCGACACGGCGTCGACTACCTCTCGCCGCTCGCCGGACTGGGACGGAACGCGGTCGATCGGCTCGTCGAGGAGACGCTGACCGTCGAGACCGGGCCCTCCGAGACGATCCCGAAGGGCGACTACGAGGCCGAACTCCGGTCGCTGATCGCCGAGCGCGCCGGCGAGGACGCGGTCGAATCGGTGTTCCCGGCGCACGAGCAGTCCTACGTCCGCGGGCTCCGAAGCGACGGTTGA
- a CDS encoding DNA-binding protein, with protein sequence MSGTPDDDRLEELREQKMQELRDQAEGQQGGQDREAAQEAAREQAEAKQEAMLKQYLTDGARQRLNAVEMSKPDFAESVKKQIVALAQSGRIQDRIDEEQMKDLLRELQPDSKSFDIRRR encoded by the coding sequence ATGAGTGGAACCCCCGACGACGACCGACTGGAGGAACTGCGCGAACAGAAGATGCAGGAGCTCCGCGACCAGGCCGAGGGGCAGCAGGGCGGGCAGGACCGCGAGGCCGCACAGGAGGCCGCTCGCGAACAGGCGGAGGCCAAACAGGAGGCGATGCTGAAGCAGTACCTGACCGACGGCGCGCGCCAGCGGCTCAACGCCGTCGAGATGTCGAAGCCCGACTTCGCGGAGTCGGTGAAGAAACAGATCGTCGCCTTGGCGCAGAGCGGCCGGATCCAGGATCGGATCGACGAAGAGCAGATGAAGGACCTGCTCCGCGAACTGCAGCCGGACTCGAAGAGCTTCGACATCCGTCGACGGTAG
- a CDS encoding 30S ribosomal protein S19e, which yields MVSVYDVPADALIEDVADRLADRIEEPEWIEFAKTGQTRELPPEQDDFWYVRAASLLRKVAKEGPIGVDRLSTEYGGRKRGSTRYRVSGNSSAPGSKKIIRRALQQLEEEGLVETAKGQGRRITSEGQSFLDNAADDVLADLDRPELERYA from the coding sequence ATGGTAAGTGTCTACGACGTTCCGGCCGACGCCCTCATCGAGGACGTCGCCGACCGCCTCGCGGATCGAATCGAGGAGCCCGAGTGGATCGAGTTCGCCAAGACGGGACAGACCCGCGAACTCCCGCCCGAACAGGACGACTTCTGGTACGTCCGCGCGGCGTCGCTGCTCCGCAAGGTCGCGAAGGAAGGCCCGATCGGCGTCGACCGGCTCTCGACGGAGTACGGCGGCCGAAAGCGCGGCTCCACCCGCTACCGCGTCTCCGGAAACAGCTCCGCCCCCGGCAGCAAGAAGATCATCCGCCGGGCGCTCCAGCAGCTCGAAGAGGAGGGCCTCGTCGAGACGGCGAAGGGCCAGGGTCGCCGCATCACCAGCGAGGGACAGAGCTTCCTCGACAACGCCGCAGACGACGTCCTCGCGGATCTCGACCGCCCGGAACTCGAACGCTACGCCTAG